In the genome of Candidatus Krumholzibacteriia bacterium, one region contains:
- a CDS encoding isoaspartyl peptidase/L-asparaginase, with translation MTLARTLRAALVAARFLLVVAACVPGLAAGAEPAQGLTVLEGGRFTGPLALTHAGVGTPPERGDGAQAAADSAMAALRAGAPALDAAIAGTVEMEDDPRYNAGTGANIRLDGKTIQMDASLMTSEGRFAAVAVIERVRNPIRVVRAVLDTPHLLLAGEGATRFAHRMGFEDVVPTCPEAEAKYAKRLAQVREALGRPGSGEFDWPAHWNFPNPLPEALRDLTHEGDTVGTVTRDAKGQYAATLSTGGTSITLYGRVGDVPVYGAGLFAGPDGAVACTGQGEDIIRQAMARSVYTSLSQGTSARAAVERAVRAFPASSDLGVIALGRDGWGVAANRPMAFGLAGPDRGLQTRAK, from the coding sequence GTTGCCGCCAGGTTTCTCCTTGTGGTCGCCGCATGCGTCCCGGGGCTTGCAGCCGGGGCCGAACCAGCCCAGGGGCTCACCGTGCTGGAGGGCGGTCGCTTCACCGGCCCGCTGGCCTTGACCCACGCCGGCGTCGGCACGCCGCCCGAGCGCGGCGACGGGGCACAGGCCGCGGCGGACTCGGCGATGGCGGCCTTGCGCGCCGGCGCCCCGGCTCTCGATGCGGCCATCGCCGGCACCGTCGAGATGGAGGACGATCCGCGCTACAACGCCGGCACGGGCGCCAACATCCGCCTCGACGGCAAGACGATTCAGATGGACGCCTCCCTGATGACGAGCGAGGGGCGCTTCGCCGCCGTTGCTGTCATCGAACGCGTGCGCAATCCCATTCGTGTGGTGCGGGCCGTTCTCGACACACCACACCTGCTGCTCGCCGGCGAGGGTGCGACACGTTTCGCCCACCGCATGGGCTTCGAAGACGTCGTGCCCACCTGCCCCGAGGCGGAGGCCAAATACGCCAAGCGACTGGCGCAAGTACGGGAAGCCCTGGGACGTCCGGGGAGCGGCGAGTTCGACTGGCCGGCGCACTGGAACTTCCCGAACCCGCTGCCCGAGGCACTGCGCGACCTGACGCACGAAGGCGATACCGTCGGTACGGTGACGCGCGACGCCAAGGGACAGTACGCCGCGACCCTCTCCACCGGCGGGACGTCGATCACTCTGTACGGCCGGGTCGGCGATGTCCCCGTCTATGGTGCGGGTTTGTTCGCCGGCCCGGATGGCGCCGTGGCCTGCACGGGGCAAGGCGAGGACATCATCCGCCAGGCCATGGCACGCAGCGTGTACACGAGCTTGTCCCAGGGCACGTCAGCTCGCGCTGCCGTCGAGCGCGCGGTCCGCGCCTTTCCAGCGAGCAGCGACCTGGGTGTCATCGCACTCGGTCGCGACGGCTGGGGCGTCGCTGCGAATCGCCCCATGGCCTTCGGCCTCGCGGGTCCCGATCGAGGCCTGCAGACACGGGCCAAGTGA